Proteins from one Telopea speciosissima isolate NSW1024214 ecotype Mountain lineage chromosome 1, Tspe_v1, whole genome shotgun sequence genomic window:
- the LOC122670743 gene encoding UPF0496 protein 4-like yields MSRPHDGHPPAFPFGNPLRMIFPRRSNLSPKIVGLLNSFEEAQAERLKKLKPKDQGDVLSFSWMRLAMELLSETYADIKVLIAELQFPVADWDEKWMDIYLDNSVKLLDICLAFSSELSRINQAHLLLQCVLHLLDISKASPSHEQLLRAHSSLGDWMKQISLRNPKLENCSTILHGLIESLHLNKVKNSAKGKVLMRAMYGVKVQTTFVCSLFAAAFSGSSKPLVNLHVSDKFLWAEIFNDLQANVNGVIRSLVSNGSPTLLKELEAVEVSVKRLYPKIGSESNVPVEEETLQNSVLNLRKSSERLLQGLDLLSKEVEGFFHIVLTGRDALLGNLRIDDSDSYSRLKNNAEEQVVR; encoded by the coding sequence ATGAGCCGGCCGCATGATGGGCATCCACCAGCCTTTCCTTTTGGAAACCCTTTACGAATGATCTTTCCGAGGAGGTCAAACCTGTCTCCGAAGATTGTGGGATTGTTAAATTCCTTCGAAGAAGCTCAAGCTGAAAGGCTGAAGAAGCTCAAGCCGAAAGACCAGGGCGATGTCCTTAGCTTTTCATGGATGAGATTAGCAATGGAGTTGCTTTCTGAAACATATGCTGACATTAAAGTTCTCATTGCTGAGCTTCAGTTCCCGGTCGCTGATTGGGATGAGAAATGGATGGATATCTACTTGGATAATAGCGTGAAGTTGCTTGACATTTGTCTTGCCTTTAGCTCTGAGCTCTCTCGGATCAACCAAGCTCATCTTTTGCTTCAATGCGTTCTACATCTGTTGGACATCTCTAAAGCCTCTCCATCACATGAGCAACTTTTGCGGGCTCATTCTTCTCTTGGTGATTGGATGAAGCAGATTAGTCTCAGAAACCCAAAGCTTGAGAACTGTTCTACCATCTTACATGGTCTCATCGAATCGCTTCACTTGAATAAGGTTAAGAACTCAGCAAAGGGAAAGGTTTTGATGCGAGCCATGTATGGGGTCAAGGTTCAGACAACATTTGTCTGTAGCCTATTTGCAGCAGCTTTCTCAGGCTCTTCAAAGCCATTGGTGAATTTGCATGTTTCTGACAAGTTCTTGTGGGCAGAGATTTTCAACGATTTGCAAGCTAATGTAAATGGAGTGATTAGGAGTCTAGTTTCAAATGGAAGTCCTACACTGTTGAAAGAGCTTGAAGCTGTTGAAGTAAGTGTCAAGAGGTTGTATCCCAAGATTGGCAGCGAAAGTAATGTGCCTGTTGAAGAAGAAACATTGCAGAATTCTGTTTTGAACTTGAGAAAGAGTTCTGAAAGGCTCTTGCAAGGTTTGGATCTTCTTTCAAAGGAAGTAGAGGGTTTCTTCCATATCGTTCTGACTGGTCGTGATGCTTTGCTCGGTAATTTAAGAATAGATGATTCTGACTCTTACAGCAGACTAAAGAACAATGCTGAAGAGCAGGTTGTGAGGTGA